The Mycoplasma sp. 1654_15 genome contains a region encoding:
- a CDS encoding ABC transporter permease, protein MVELEQIIVFFFLFLSIIMIATYSGFFSERVGIVNIAIDGMMIIGATFFGLLAQSFNAVSPIMSLVVILLASLITMLFSALHGLITIKLKGNHIISGVAINLLAGSISVLLLRFTGANAQKFQYDLKELAASTDNSSFLNIISLKVVITILIFVFIFIAFKYTKWGLRLKSIGENPQAADAAGINVNFYKWQGVLISGFLAGIAGSIWSQYLGVGFGGNVSGLGFIALTILIMGRWKVAYIGIASIIFSLIYSITTVIGNGSGIFESVKTYQNIFYLLPYLVTLIILIFTSKNTIAPKAVGLPYDKSLR, encoded by the coding sequence ATGGTTGAATTAGAACAAATTATAGTTTTCTTCTTTTTATTTCTTTCCATTATTATGATTGCTACTTATTCTGGCTTTTTTAGTGAAAGAGTTGGAATTGTTAATATAGCAATTGATGGTATGATGATTATAGGAGCAACATTTTTTGGTTTACTTGCACAGTCTTTTAATGCCGTTAGTCCGATAATGTCGTTAGTTGTGATATTACTAGCTTCATTAATTACAATGTTATTTTCAGCACTTCACGGACTTATTACCATAAAATTGAAGGGTAATCATATAATTTCAGGAGTTGCTATTAATTTATTAGCTGGATCAATTTCTGTTTTACTTTTAAGATTTACTGGAGCCAATGCACAAAAGTTTCAGTATGATTTAAAAGAACTAGCAGCTTCTACAGATAATTCTAGTTTTCTAAACATTATTTCTTTAAAAGTAGTTATTACAATTTTAATTTTTGTCTTCATTTTTATAGCTTTTAAGTACACAAAATGAGGTCTTAGACTAAAATCAATTGGTGAAAATCCACAAGCTGCAGATGCTGCAGGTATTAATGTTAATTTCTACAAATGACAAGGTGTTTTAATCTCAGGATTTTTAGCAGGAATCGCAGGTAGTATCTGATCACAATATTTAGGTGTAGGTTTTGGTGGAAACGTTAGTGGTTTAGGTTTTATTGCTTTAACTATTTTAATTATGGGAAGATGAAAAGTCGCTTATATAGGAATAGCTTCTATCATATTTTCTTTAATTTATTCAATTACTACAGTTATTGGTAATGGAAGTGGAATTTTCGAAAGTGTAAAAACTTACCAAAATATTTTCTATTTATTACCATATCTAGTAACGTTAATAATATTAATTTTTACATCAAAAAACACTATTGCCCCAAAAGCAGTTGGTCTCCCTTATGACAAATCATTAAGGTAG
- a CDS encoding ABC transporter permease: MTNVFTKIKEFNLSKIMNFIFNNESISTRRKVFNSLWSIFFGLLIAFIFISSSASPFEVIEDIFNTAFSSTKTYDTLLLVIIFTFGGIAVGTGFKAGIFNIGIPGQMMTSGGVALLILINSAKINEPVSNGFIFLAFLVGIFFSAFIGFIAGVLKAFFKINEVISTILLNWIIFYLFYQIFSAQLWNFYKGDDVSQSVTLPTFTTSNNFIIMMLFILVIFATLMWFVFQKTTIGYKIKMSGLNLNASKYAGTNEKILVISSLSFSALIAGVAGFLWYVILQKNMLFSARAPLKEGFDTILIALLAYNSPIGSILVSLFYSIIFSGSSNLQSIAYNLDSNSISIIFGIVVYLSAISIVFTKFKPLTFIYKAYLLIKAQVFWKSQQKEQWITFKKEKDSKLKTSSKKRKNSELLEEKVHIVEDKINYLQNQYNKRNLALFTTYFRLIILHFKHNCLSKKIIKQSTAQHKLEWKKLKKELENEFLTNYKNIKTLNSTQKQISDDEKLAEFSKIHEKRKQLDEKLNSLGYDKLKYQKQKHKANIFALNNLFKKDLKEFLAIEEKKLLITINKIKAKICKKSKKEVK, translated from the coding sequence ATGACTAATGTTTTTACAAAAATAAAAGAGTTTAATTTATCAAAAATAATGAATTTTATTTTCAATAATGAGTCTATTTCAACAAGAAGAAAAGTTTTTAATTCATTATGATCTATCTTTTTTGGTCTATTAATTGCTTTTATTTTTATTTCTTCAAGTGCAAGTCCGTTCGAGGTAATCGAAGATATTTTTAATACTGCGTTTTCATCAACAAAAACTTATGATACATTATTGTTAGTTATCATTTTCACTTTTGGTGGTATAGCTGTAGGAACAGGATTTAAAGCAGGAATTTTCAATATAGGAATACCTGGTCAAATGATGACATCGGGAGGAGTAGCATTACTTATTTTAATTAATTCTGCTAAAATAAATGAACCAGTCTCAAATGGCTTTATTTTCCTAGCATTTTTAGTTGGAATTTTCTTTAGTGCTTTTATTGGTTTTATTGCAGGAGTACTAAAAGCCTTTTTCAAAATTAATGAAGTTATTTCAACTATATTACTTAATTGAATAATTTTTTACTTGTTTTATCAAATATTTTCAGCTCAATTATGAAACTTTTATAAAGGCGATGATGTTTCTCAGTCTGTAACTTTACCTACTTTTACAACTAGCAATAATTTTATAATTATGATGTTATTTATTTTGGTGATTTTTGCAACGTTAATGTGATTTGTATTCCAAAAAACTACTATTGGTTACAAAATTAAAATGTCAGGACTAAATTTAAATGCTTCAAAATATGCTGGAACAAATGAAAAAATTCTTGTTATTTCTTCTCTTTCATTTTCAGCGTTAATTGCAGGGGTTGCTGGATTTTTATGATATGTGATTTTACAAAAAAATATGCTGTTTAGTGCTAGAGCCCCATTAAAAGAAGGTTTTGATACTATTTTAATTGCACTTCTTGCTTATAATTCACCAATTGGTTCTATTTTAGTTTCTTTATTTTATTCAATAATTTTTAGCGGAAGTTCTAATTTACAAAGTATTGCTTATAATCTTGATTCAAATTCAATTTCTATTATTTTTGGTATTGTAGTTTATTTATCAGCAATTTCTATTGTATTTACAAAATTTAAACCACTTACCTTCATTTATAAAGCTTATTTACTTATAAAAGCACAGGTTTTTTGAAAATCTCAACAAAAAGAACAGTGAATAACTTTTAAAAAAGAAAAAGATAGTAAATTAAAAACTAGTTCAAAAAAAAGGAAAAATTCAGAACTTTTAGAAGAAAAAGTTCATATAGTTGAAGACAAAATAAATTACTTACAAAATCAATATAATAAACGAAATCTTGCTTTATTTACAACTTACTTTAGATTAATAATCCTTCATTTTAAACATAATTGTTTAAGTAAAAAAATCATTAAACAATCTACTGCACAACACAAATTAGAATGAAAAAAATTAAAAAAAGAATTAGAAAATGAGTTTTTAACTAACTATAAAAATATTAAAACACTAAATTCAACTCAAAAACAAATATCAGATGATGAAAAACTTGCTGAATTTAGTAAAATTCATGAAAAAAGAAAACAATTAGATGAAAAATTAAATAGTTTAGGTTATGACAAGTTAAAATACCAAAAACAAAAACACAAAGCTAATATCTTTGCTTTAAATAATTTGTTTAAGAAGGATTTAAAAGAGTTTTTAGCCATAGAAGAAAAAAAACTGTTAATTACAATAAACAAAATTAAAGCAAAAATATGTAAAAAATCTAAAAAAGAGGTTAAATAA
- a CDS encoding ABC transporter ATP-binding protein, whose product MLNHNQNAIEFIQITKKFGEFVANDNININIKKGTIHALIGENGAGKSTLMSILFGIYTPTQGSIKINGKSSFIQNPNEAKDLGIGMVHQHFKLIDAYTNLENIILGSEFLKNKVFVDYELARIKVSLLQKKYNLHFDLDQKTGDATVSTQQKVEIMKMLFKDSDILVFDEPTAVLNPQEIEGFLDILRFFKNSGKTIIFISHKLHEVKSVADEATVIRLGKVVKHFPSLKNVQIDELSEAMVGKKVVIPKNQSGILSDKTGFRMTNIFAKQNKEISNINIEIKEGEILGIAGVEGNGQEEIELVISGILKPKEGKIEILDNSGQLVDITNFSVKNKNKAGISHIPGDRHKYAIVLDFTIRENAIIRELYNPKFQKLSFIKNKVLKNFYKEIQQKFDVRGDGSGNALARSLSGGNQQKAVVGREILSEHKLLVVVQPTRGLDVGAINQIYDYLLEEKKKKKCILLISYELDEVFALADSIMVINKGKLSEKRSAKSMTREQIGILMGGVHND is encoded by the coding sequence ATGTTAAACCACAATCAAAATGCAATTGAATTTATTCAAATAACTAAGAAGTTTGGAGAATTTGTCGCAAATGATAATATCAACATTAATATCAAGAAAGGTACTATTCATGCCTTAATTGGTGAAAATGGTGCTGGTAAATCAACTTTAATGTCGATTTTATTTGGAATTTATACTCCAACCCAAGGTAGTATTAAAATAAATGGAAAAAGTAGTTTTATTCAAAATCCTAATGAAGCAAAAGATTTAGGAATTGGAATGGTGCATCAACATTTTAAATTAATTGATGCTTATACAAACTTAGAAAATATTATTTTAGGTAGTGAATTTTTAAAAAATAAAGTTTTTGTAGACTATGAGTTAGCAAGAATAAAAGTTTCACTATTGCAAAAAAAATATAATTTACATTTTGATTTAGATCAGAAGACTGGAGATGCAACAGTTTCAACTCAGCAAAAAGTTGAAATTATGAAAATGCTTTTTAAAGATTCTGATATTTTAGTATTTGACGAACCAACCGCTGTGTTAAATCCACAAGAAATTGAAGGATTTTTAGACATTCTTCGTTTTTTTAAAAATAGTGGAAAAACAATTATCTTCATATCTCATAAATTACATGAAGTAAAATCCGTTGCTGACGAAGCAACAGTAATTAGATTAGGAAAAGTTGTAAAACATTTTCCTTCTTTAAAAAATGTTCAAATTGATGAATTATCAGAAGCAATGGTTGGTAAAAAAGTTGTAATACCAAAAAATCAAAGTGGAATTTTATCAGACAAAACAGGCTTTCGGATGACTAATATTTTTGCTAAGCAAAACAAAGAAATTTCCAATATTAACATAGAAATTAAAGAAGGAGAAATTCTAGGTATTGCAGGTGTTGAAGGAAATGGTCAAGAAGAAATTGAGCTTGTAATTTCAGGAATTTTAAAGCCAAAAGAAGGAAAAATTGAGATTCTAGACAATTCAGGTCAGCTTGTAGATATCACAAATTTTTCAGTAAAAAACAAAAACAAAGCAGGTATTTCACACATTCCAGGTGATAGACATAAATATGCAATTGTGCTTGATTTTACTATCAGAGAAAATGCAATTATTAGAGAACTTTATAATCCAAAATTTCAAAAACTTAGTTTTATAAAAAATAAAGTTTTAAAAAATTTTTATAAAGAAATTCAACAAAAATTTGACGTACGTGGTGATGGAAGTGGAAATGCACTTGCAAGGTCTTTATCTGGTGGAAATCAACAAAAAGCAGTAGTAGGGCGTGAAATCCTTTCAGAGCATAAATTATTAGTTGTTGTTCAACCTACTAGAGGATTAGATGTTGGTGCTATTAACCAAATTTATGACTATCTTTTAGAAGAAAAAAAGAAGAAAAAATGTATTTTATTAATTTCATATGAACTTGATGAAGTTTTTGCTCTAGCAGATTCAATTATGGTTATCAATAAAGGTAAACTATCTGAAAAAAGAAGTGCAAAAAGTATGACAAGAGAACAAATAGGAATATTGATGGGAGGTGTGCATAATGACTAA
- a CDS encoding DNA cytosine methyltransferase has translation MKYYKISEIAKLEAVSQKFIRKEIAKKSLISIKQNNKYLILDSDYQDWKLSYKKEVNSNKKIGKIEEKVHFIDVLKEINKLDGWNFNYKNGYKFIDLFSGAGGLSCGLVMAGFEPIASVEIMPEAVATYVYNFQNRNKKEELIETRDIRDAKVKEELYNKFKNTNIDLIAGGFPCQGFSMAGNRVVDDPRNSLYLEMLEIVINLQPKFVLMENVQGLRTMLNGQVEQKIINDYKNIGYQINVTTLNSADYGVAQIRKRVIFIANKINKINYFPKPILQQKDYKTLGECIEKYMHLEENKEINHIFTKHSKEMEERIKNTPEGQSAYKNYSDGWKKSPWNQPSCTIKENHGGVNIHPKLPRVLTPRELAALQSFPDDFIFKGSKKWQLVQIGNAVPPLLAKAIGLAIKKSLDKNNVL, from the coding sequence ATGAAATATTATAAAATTTCAGAAATTGCTAAATTAGAAGCAGTGAGTCAAAAATTCATTAGAAAAGAAATAGCTAAAAAAAGTTTAATTTCTATAAAACAAAATAATAAATATTTAATTTTAGACTCAGATTATCAAGATTGAAAATTATCCTATAAAAAAGAAGTAAACAGTAATAAAAAAATAGGAAAAATTGAAGAAAAAGTTCATTTCATTGACGTGTTAAAAGAAATAAATAAATTAGACGGTTGAAATTTTAATTATAAAAATGGTTATAAATTTATAGACCTATTTTCAGGAGCAGGTGGATTATCCTGTGGTTTAGTTATGGCAGGTTTTGAGCCAATTGCTAGTGTTGAAATTATGCCTGAAGCAGTAGCAACTTATGTCTATAATTTTCAAAATAGGAACAAAAAAGAAGAACTTATTGAAACTAGAGATATTAGAGATGCTAAAGTCAAAGAAGAACTTTATAACAAATTTAAAAATACAAATATTGATCTAATAGCAGGAGGATTTCCATGCCAAGGTTTTTCTATGGCAGGAAATAGAGTAGTTGATGATCCCAGAAATAGTTTATATCTTGAAATGTTAGAAATAGTCATAAATTTGCAACCAAAATTTGTTCTTATGGAAAATGTGCAAGGTTTAAGAACAATGTTAAATGGACAAGTAGAACAAAAAATAATAAATGACTATAAAAACATAGGATATCAGATAAATGTAACTACTTTAAATAGTGCAGATTATGGAGTTGCTCAAATAAGAAAAAGAGTGATTTTTATAGCAAATAAAATTAACAAAATTAATTATTTTCCTAAACCAATATTACAACAAAAAGACTATAAAACTCTTGGTGAATGTATAGAAAAATATATGCATTTAGAAGAAAATAAAGAAATAAATCATATTTTTACAAAACATTCAAAAGAAATGGAAGAAAGAATCAAAAATACTCCAGAGGGACAAAGCGCTTACAAAAACTATTCAGATGGTTGAAAAAAATCTCCTTGAAATCAACCTAGTTGCACTATTAAAGAAAACCACGGTGGTGTCAATATCCATCCAAAATTACCACGAGTTTTAACACCAAGAGAATTAGCAGCCTTGCAATCTTTTCCAGATGATTTTATTTTTAAAGGTTCCAAAAAATGACAACTTGTACAAATTGGTAACGCCGTTCCTCCGTTGTTAGCTAAAGCGATTGGACTTGCAATTAAAAAAAGTTTGGACAAAAATAATGTATTATAG
- the lepA gene encoding translation elongation factor 4, translating into MDAKKIRNFSIIAHIDHGKSTLADRILELTNAVEKRELQAQHLDSMDLEKERGITIKLNAVQLHYKDYIFHLIDTPGHVDFTYEVSRSLAATEGALLLVDATQGIEAQTLANVYLAIENNLEIITIINKIDLPAADVDRVKEEVENAIGTPTDDAILISAKNGTNIEAVLDAIVTKIPAPKVDENHKELKALVFDSYFDIYRGVIILVRIVSGSIKVGDEFKFMANGKKFGVIELGVRTPKELKKEELVAGEVGWIAASIRNAKDVSVGDTITLVSNPAKEPLPGYKKLKPVVYTGFYPVDSQDYNLLKDSLEKISLSDSSISYEPESSKALGFGFRIGFLGLLHMEILQERLEREFNLSIVATAPSVEFKVTKTNKEVVSISNPSFFPEPTQIEKIEEPYIRATIFVPEEFLGSIMGLCQDKRGVYESLEYIDKSRRKLVYILPLSEIIFDFFDKLKSMSKGYGSFEYEVIGYQESNLIKLDILLNGQKVDALSIIVHKDFAYKKGRELTEKLKETIPRHSFEVPVQAVIGSKVIARETIKAYRKDVTAKLYGGDVTRRKKLLEKQKAGKKRMKSFGTVDVPQEAFLAVLKTDTDNKK; encoded by the coding sequence ATGGATGCTAAAAAAATCCGAAATTTTTCTATCATAGCACACATCGATCATGGTAAGTCCACTTTAGCAGATCGTATTTTAGAATTAACTAATGCAGTAGAAAAAAGAGAACTTCAAGCACAACATTTAGATTCTATGGATCTGGAAAAAGAACGAGGAATTACTATAAAACTAAATGCAGTGCAGCTTCATTACAAAGACTATATTTTTCATTTAATTGACACACCAGGTCATGTGGATTTTACTTATGAAGTTTCAAGGTCTTTAGCAGCTACTGAAGGTGCTTTGCTACTTGTTGATGCTACACAAGGAATTGAAGCTCAAACACTTGCAAATGTTTATTTAGCTATAGAAAATAATTTAGAAATAATTACAATAATTAATAAAATAGATTTGCCAGCAGCTGATGTTGATAGAGTTAAAGAAGAAGTAGAAAATGCTATAGGTACACCTACAGATGATGCAATTTTAATATCAGCCAAAAACGGTACTAATATTGAAGCAGTTTTAGACGCTATTGTAACTAAAATACCAGCTCCAAAAGTAGATGAAAATCATAAAGAATTAAAAGCACTTGTTTTTGATTCTTATTTTGATATTTACAGAGGAGTTATTATTTTAGTAAGAATTGTATCTGGTTCAATTAAAGTAGGCGATGAATTTAAATTTATGGCAAATGGTAAAAAATTTGGTGTTATTGAACTAGGTGTAAGAACTCCAAAAGAGCTTAAAAAAGAAGAACTTGTAGCAGGTGAAGTAGGTTGAATTGCAGCCTCAATTAGAAATGCAAAAGATGTTTCAGTTGGAGATACTATTACTTTAGTTTCTAATCCAGCAAAAGAACCTTTACCTGGTTATAAAAAATTAAAACCTGTTGTTTATACCGGATTTTATCCTGTTGATTCACAAGATTACAATTTATTAAAAGATTCATTAGAAAAAATTTCACTATCAGATTCTTCAATTAGCTATGAACCTGAGTCTTCAAAAGCTTTAGGTTTTGGTTTTAGAATCGGATTTTTAGGTCTTTTACATATGGAGATTTTGCAAGAAAGACTCGAACGTGAATTTAATTTATCAATAGTTGCCACTGCTCCTTCTGTTGAATTTAAAGTTACTAAAACAAACAAAGAGGTAGTTTCTATTTCTAATCCTAGTTTTTTTCCTGAACCTACACAAATTGAAAAAATTGAAGAACCATATATAAGAGCAACAATCTTTGTTCCTGAAGAATTTCTAGGTTCAATAATGGGTTTATGTCAAGATAAAAGAGGAGTGTATGAATCTTTAGAATACATAGACAAATCAAGAAGAAAACTAGTTTATATTCTTCCTTTATCTGAAATTATTTTTGACTTTTTTGATAAATTAAAATCTATGTCCAAGGGTTATGGTTCTTTTGAATATGAAGTAATTGGTTATCAAGAATCAAATTTAATAAAATTAGATATTTTATTAAATGGACAAAAAGTAGATGCTCTTTCAATTATTGTTCACAAAGATTTTGCATACAAAAAAGGAAGAGAATTAACAGAAAAATTAAAAGAAACTATTCCAAGACATTCATTTGAAGTTCCAGTTCAAGCTGTTATTGGCTCAAAAGTTATAGCCAGAGAAACAATAAAAGCTTATCGTAAAGATGTTACCGCTAAGTTATATGGGGGAGATGTCACTCGTCGTAAAAAACTCTTAGAAAAACAAAAAGCTGGTAAAAAACGTATGAAGTCCTTTGGTACAGTTGATGTTCCACAAGAAGCTTTTTTAGCTGTTTTAAAAACAGATACAGATAATAAAAAATAA
- a CDS encoding HU family DNA-binding protein, which translates to MNKKELLELIMDETQLSFKECEAVLNSFFDIVTGQIKRGDKVVIAGFGTFQGIFKEQSTAINPITKSEVSIPAKMVAKFKPSKNLKDMLK; encoded by the coding sequence ATGAACAAAAAAGAACTATTAGAATTAATTATGGATGAAACACAACTTTCATTTAAAGAGTGTGAAGCAGTATTAAATTCATTTTTTGATATAGTAACAGGTCAAATTAAAAGAGGAGACAAAGTTGTAATTGCAGGATTTGGAACATTTCAAGGTATTTTTAAAGAACAATCTACAGCAATTAATCCAATTACTAAATCAGAAGTTAGTATTCCAGCAAAAATGGTGGCAAAATTTAAACCTTCTAAAAATCTAAAAGATATGTTGAAATAG
- the der gene encoding ribosome biogenesis GTPase Der has translation MKNIVALIGKPNVGKSTLFNKLVGKKVSIIHNSPGVTRDRIYSKVSWSGKEFYLIDTGGIEVENKSFQELIRIQTQIAIEEANLIIFLVDGRAEIDSDDYFVIDLLRKSNKKVLIAANKLEGNKFFDTSIYSLGFEEIFPISAIHGEGIGDLLDATINNLDFAKEKEKEAFKLAIIGKPNAGKSTLLNTLTKENRSIVSPIAGTTRDSVSSFIKIDKMDFEIVDTAGIIRKSKIAESVDFYALLRAFNSLDEANLSLILIDATQELSHFDARLAGYAFEKQKPIILVVNKWDLIAKETNTQNIFIKKMKQNYKFLDWAPICFISAQTGSRITKLTDTIIQVKNNLEKKVSTNALNQFVLDIQMLQPPPSVRGKKLTIKFAQQIQAQIPTFLFFVNDKNLIHFSYQRYIENQFRNYFGFEGCPIKIIYKNNKEK, from the coding sequence ATGAAGAATATCGTAGCTTTAATCGGTAAACCAAATGTTGGAAAATCAACATTATTTAATAAATTAGTAGGAAAAAAAGTTTCAATAATTCACAATAGTCCAGGTGTTACAAGAGACAGAATTTATTCAAAAGTTTCTTGATCAGGCAAAGAATTTTACTTAATTGATACTGGTGGAATTGAGGTAGAAAATAAATCTTTTCAAGAGCTTATCAGAATTCAAACACAAATCGCAATAGAAGAAGCAAACCTAATTATTTTTTTAGTAGACGGTAGAGCTGAAATTGATTCAGACGATTATTTTGTTATTGATCTTTTAAGAAAATCAAATAAAAAGGTTTTAATTGCAGCAAACAAATTAGAAGGAAATAAATTTTTTGATACAAGCATTTATTCTTTAGGTTTTGAAGAAATTTTCCCAATTTCAGCTATTCATGGCGAAGGTATTGGAGACTTATTAGATGCAACAATAAATAACTTAGATTTTGCAAAAGAGAAGGAAAAAGAAGCATTTAAACTTGCAATTATAGGAAAACCTAATGCAGGAAAATCAACTTTATTAAACACGCTGACTAAAGAAAATAGATCAATCGTTTCGCCCATCGCAGGAACTACCAGAGATTCAGTTTCTAGCTTTATAAAAATAGATAAAATGGATTTTGAAATAGTTGATACTGCTGGGATTATTAGAAAATCTAAAATAGCAGAATCTGTTGATTTTTATGCACTATTAAGAGCTTTTAATTCTTTAGATGAGGCTAATTTATCCTTGATTTTAATAGATGCTACACAAGAATTATCACATTTTGATGCTCGTTTGGCAGGTTATGCATTTGAAAAACAAAAACCCATTATTTTAGTAGTTAACAAATGAGATTTAATTGCTAAAGAAACTAACACTCAAAATATTTTTATAAAGAAAATGAAGCAAAATTACAAATTTTTAGATTGAGCCCCTATTTGTTTTATTTCTGCACAAACAGGAAGTAGAATTACTAAATTAACAGATACAATAATTCAAGTAAAGAATAATTTAGAAAAAAAAGTTTCCACAAATGCCTTAAATCAGTTTGTTTTAGATATTCAAATGCTCCAACCTCCACCAAGTGTTAGAGGTAAGAAATTAACTATTAAATTTGCTCAACAAATCCAAGCACAAATTCCTACTTTTTTATTTTTTGTTAATGACAAAAATTTAATTCATTTCTCCTATCAAAGATACATAGAAAATCAATTTAGGAATTATTTTGGTTTTGAAGGTTGCCCAATAAAAATAATTTACAAAAATAATAAAGAAAAATAA
- the cmk gene encoding (d)CMP kinase → MNKKINIAIDGPSGAGKSSIAQTIAQKYNYLFVNTGSLYRAIAYFCYKNEVKIDSEKEILKHWSNSFLQLLEDGSILLEKQKIEDELRLDVISKNASQIAKFPKIREQVVDILKEFQQNHKGIIMEGRDTTFVVMPKAELKIFLWADSKIRAKRRVEQNKELNLETNFQTILEEIEKRDQNDMNRKVNPLHKTEDSIFIDSTHLNFDQVVNQICKLIEQKLL, encoded by the coding sequence ATGAACAAAAAAATTAATATTGCTATTGATGGACCATCCGGTGCAGGTAAATCTTCAATAGCACAAACTATTGCACAAAAGTATAATTATTTATTCGTAAACACAGGTTCACTTTACAGAGCTATTGCGTATTTTTGCTATAAAAATGAAGTAAAAATTGACAGTGAGAAAGAAATTTTAAAACACTGAAGCAATTCTTTTTTACAACTTTTAGAAGATGGTTCTATTTTGTTAGAAAAGCAAAAAATTGAAGATGAATTGAGATTAGATGTTATTTCTAAAAATGCTTCACAAATTGCAAAATTTCCAAAAATAAGAGAACAAGTTGTAGATATTTTAAAAGAATTTCAACAAAACCATAAAGGAATAATAATGGAAGGTAGAGATACTACATTTGTTGTTATGCCTAAAGCAGAATTAAAGATTTTTCTATGAGCTGATTCAAAAATAAGAGCAAAAAGAAGAGTTGAACAAAACAAAGAATTAAATTTAGAAACTAATTTCCAAACAATTTTAGAAGAAATTGAAAAGCGAGATCAAAATGATATGAATCGTAAAGTCAACCCTCTCCATAAGACCGAAGATTCAATTTTTATAGACTCAACACATTTAAATTTTGATCAAGTAGTTAATCAAATTTGTAAATTAATTGAACAGAAATTGCTTTAA
- a CDS encoding carbohydrate ABC transporter permease, whose translation MYATKLKLLIFWRNKLANLKTRKATNLISSQVKEVSLWKNVVSFLLKFIVLFVFGLFIIFPFYFMVIYALAPKEQVIDSRVLVYYPQTLEWSNFSQAFAEGYGQALGWTILITLISVIGKIFFSMTFGYAFSLKKWKYKKASWLIFLSILLLPETALLIGQYRVVIILLWNKQPGTILALVAPFAASVFSGFMFRNAFEEISDRIKEAAMVDGCSNIKFFFKVAIPLVSPTIWTVGILTAFAAWNGLLWPLLILEGNSNIKVINIWLLDVGRNPDEGEGLIPFLKNIRMAGAILAILPMFIIYFGFRKRILRAISRQGSTIKG comes from the coding sequence ATGTACGCAACAAAATTAAAGCTACTAATTTTTTGAAGGAATAAGTTAGCAAATTTAAAAACAAGAAAAGCAACAAACTTAATTTCTTCTCAAGTAAAAGAAGTATCTTTGTGGAAAAATGTAGTATCTTTTCTTCTTAAATTCATAGTCTTATTTGTTTTTGGTCTATTTATTATTTTCCCTTTTTACTTCATGGTTATCTATGCACTAGCACCAAAAGAGCAAGTAATTGACTCAAGGGTTTTAGTTTATTATCCACAAACATTAGAATGAAGTAATTTTTCTCAAGCTTTTGCAGAAGGTTATGGTCAAGCATTAGGTTGAACAATTCTAATTACGCTAATTTCAGTTATTGGAAAAATATTTTTTTCAATGACTTTTGGCTATGCATTTTCTTTAAAAAAATGAAAATACAAAAAAGCTTCTTGATTAATTTTTCTATCTATCTTATTGCTACCAGAAACAGCTTTATTAATAGGTCAATACAGAGTTGTAATTATTTTGTTATGAAATAAACAACCCGGAACCATTTTAGCTTTAGTAGCTCCATTTGCAGCCTCAGTTTTTTCAGGCTTTATGTTCAGAAATGCATTCGAAGAAATCTCAGATAGAATTAAAGAAGCAGCTATGGTTGATGGTTGTTCAAATATTAAATTTTTCTTCAAAGTGGCTATTCCATTAGTGAGTCCGACAATTTGAACGGTAGGTATTCTTACAGCCTTTGCAGCTTGAAATGGACTTTTATGACCACTATTGATTTTAGAAGGAAACTCTAATATTAAAGTAATTAATATTTGATTATTAGATGTTGGTAGAAATCCAGATGAAGGTGAAGGATTAATTCCTTTCTTAAAAAACATTAGAATGGCAGGAGCTATTTTAGCAATATTACCAATGTTTATAATTTATTTTGGATTTAGAAAAAGAATTCTAAGAGCAATTTCAAGACAAGGTTCAACAATTAAAGGATAA